CTTCCAATGGAGAGGCTCTTCCGATACAGAGGTAATCCTTGAATGTATTGAGCGTTTCGGGATTATCGAAGCGGTTAAACAATTCTCTGGCATATTTGCGTTTGCCGTCTGGGACCGCAAAGAGCATAAGCTGTTTCTGGTACGAGATCACATAGGGGTTAAGCCGCTTTACTATGGATTTACCAAAAGCGCCTTTTTATTCAGCTCACAGATTAGGGCCTTTACCAAATTTCCGGGCTTTGACCGAAAGATTTCTAAACAGGCTATGGGGCTGTTTTTTAGATACAACACCATACCGAGTCCGTACGCCATATATGAAAATACCCATAAGGTGAAGCCAGGCACAATAGTTGAGGTTCAGCAAGGTAAAGTTGTGGCCGAGCATGAGTACTGGTCCATGGCTTATTGTGTAGAGCGCGGGGCTCAAAGTACGTTTACCTGTAAAGCTGAGGCCATGGAATCAGTCGAAAGCTTTATCAAAAACAGCGTCAAGCAACAGCTTGTCGCCGACGTGCCTGTCGGGGCATTTTTGTCGGGCGGGATTGACAGCTCATTGGTTTCTTACTTTGCAAAGGCGTTTAAGCCAGACCTAAAAACATTCAGTATAGGTTTTAAAGAAAAACGATACGACGAGTCTGATTACGCGCGCGCTGTTGCAAATCTTTTACAAACAGACCATATAGAGCGAATCCTTTCGCCCGAAGAAGCTCTTTCAATAATTCCGAATATCCCGGAATTTGGTGACGAGCCGCTTAATGACGCTTCCCAAATTCCGACTTATTTTGTCTCTAAACTAGCGCGCGAGCACGTCACCGTCGTAGTTACTGGCGATGGAGGGGATGAGTTGTTTGCCGGATATTCACGCTATCTGAGGTTTTTAAATATTCGCTCAATTCAAAAATATATCCCTGGGTTCGTGCTTAGGGCTCTATCGACTTTTAACAAATTGCCAAGTGCGTTAAGGGGTATGTGCGGTCAAAAGCTGGCAATGAAGCTTTTCTGTGTGGAAGAGTATTTCAAGCATAAAAGCATAGAGGATCAATACGACCTGATTTCCAATTTCTGGCCAGAAATATGCATGGATGCGCCTTCGTTAATTCGTCCAGAAAAGGCCTTCTTGGCGCAGTCGGATTTGTCCTACATGTGCTATCACGACTGCAAGATATATCTGCCTGATGTTATTTTGACGAAAGTTGATCGCAGCAGTATGTATACCAGCCTGGAATCAAGGGTGCCATTACTGGATCATGGACTTTACGAGCTGTCTTGCCGAATCC
This portion of the Holosporales bacterium genome encodes:
- the asnB gene encoding asparagine synthase (glutamine-hydrolyzing) — its product is MCGLAGFISKTDGGANVLDGMLGSISWRGPDDRGTWSDGDVYLGHNRLSILDLSASGKQPMLSASGRFVIAYNGEVYNYNELKSLFPVSFQWRGSSDTEVILECIERFGIIEAVKQFSGIFAFAVWDRKEHKLFLVRDHIGVKPLYYGFTKSAFLFSSQIRAFTKFPGFDRKISKQAMGLFFRYNTIPSPYAIYENTHKVKPGTIVEVQQGKVVAEHEYWSMAYCVERGAQSTFTCKAEAMESVESFIKNSVKQQLVADVPVGAFLSGGIDSSLVSYFAKAFKPDLKTFSIGFKEKRYDESDYARAVANLLQTDHIERILSPEEALSIIPNIPEFGDEPLNDASQIPTYFVSKLAREHVTVVVTGDGGDELFAGYSRYLRFLNIRSIQKYIPGFVLRALSTFNKLPSALRGMCGQKLAMKLFCVEEYFKHKSIEDQYDLISNFWPEICMDAPSLIRPEKAFLAQSDLSYMCYHDCKIYLPDVILTKVDRSSMYTSLESRVPLLDHGLYELSCRIPDSWKLNGLTTKYILKQILYKHVPQAMVDRPKMGFGLPIDIWLRGELKDWAMSLLADIKTDGVLPFDVIERRMSQHQKSQINWQYALWGVLVWQQWKNYYCARY